DNA from Leptospira bandrabouensis:
ATTAAAGAGAAGGGCGGAGTTGGAACATCGTTCTGTCAGTCAAGAAGTAGTCATGATCATAGAAAGTCATTTAAAAAGAGATAATCTTGAAACAGAGAGACAAACTGTTGAATTTCTAAAACTTACAAATTCTTGGCACGATGAAAAAACTGCGAAAGAAATCATCTCCGACATTCGATCATCAAGATCTAAAAAAAATCGATCAAAGGTGACAGATGAGCTTTTTGATTGATACAGATATTATCATTTATAGTCTTAAGGGAAATGAGAGAGTCCAGAAAAATCTCATCGAAAAAAAGAATTCTTCAAAAGCAATTTCCGTCATTACTTATGGTGAGTTAATCTTTGGTGCGAAAAAATCAAAAAGTAGAGAAAAGAATTTAGCAACCGTATATAGAATTGGCGAACTTTTCCCAGTTATCGAATTGACTAAAGGAATTGTCGAAACATTTGGAGAAGTGAAAGCCGTATTACAAAAAAAAGGAAATATTCTTGATGATTTCGATTTATTAATCGGGTCTACTGCTTTATTTCTAAATTACACATTAGTTACTAATAACGAAAGACACTTTTCCAAGATTCCTGATTTAAGAATCGAGAATTGGAGTAAATGAAGGTAGTATTCCTTTCTAAATTTTCTCACCGCACCCCGCCATGAAATATATAGCACTACTCAGAGGGATCAATGTTGGAGGAAACAGAAAAGTCGAAATGAAAAAACTTCGAATCCTTTTTGAATCCTTAGGATTTACAAATGTTTCCACATATATCAACTCCGGTAATATCATTTTTGAATCCGATGATAATTCAGAAACAGTCCTTTTAAAAATACAAAAGGTTTTTGAGAAAACATTTGATTTTGAAATTCCTACTCTTGTGAAGACAGAAAAGGAAATGAAAAAAATTGCCAAAGCGATCCCAGAGGAATGGCAAAATGATCCAACGCAAAGAACGGATGTGGCCTATTTGTTTCCAGAAGCCGATTCCAAAAAAATCATTGAGGAACTTCCTCTCAAAATAGAATTTTTAGAGATTCGTTATATCAAAGGCGCCATCTTTTGGAATATCAAACGAGAAAATGTAAATAAAAGCCAATTGGCAAAACTCATCAGCCATAAATTGTACAAATCCATGACGATCCGTAATGTAAACACTGCTAGATTTTTAGCAGGAGAAAAAGAGTAAAATTAATTTAGAGATCCCACATTTTCTCAAATCTCTGGAAAATATTTTGAAGAGTAAGTTTGAAATCCACCAGTGGTTTGGTAGTTTAATCTAATATTTTGGAAAACTTTACTTATAAAGTAATCATTTTTTAATTATACTTAAAATAATCGTATTCAATGACCACCATCTCAACCTAGTCCCTTCAATACCGCCTCAATCGTATCCACCAACAACGATTCTCTATCCTCATGACAATGTTGGGCCACAAGTTTAGGGTGAGTGAAAGCCGCTCCTGCCGAAATCAGAATTTCTGACACAAGGTTCACGTCACGTTTTTTGATTTTTTTTTGGTTTATGGCTTCTGTGACCAAACTAGACATTTGGATTCGCATATTGGTCAAATGAGTTTGGATAAAGGGTTTGGACTCTTCTGCTGCCATATCAAAAGCCTTATACAACTCAGGATCTAGTTTCACTTTTTCCAATTTCATGCGGTGGAGATTTAGAAACCAGGTGAGGATCTTTTGGATAGGATCTCGTTTTTCATTCACGAGAAGGTCCTGTTTTTCATCTAACTTCACAAGCCAACGTTCGGAAACTGCATCGAGAAGTGCTGTTTTGTCTTGAAAATGGGAGTAGAGGGCCGCATGGCTAATCCCCATTTCTTTAGCTACATCCACCAATCGAACCTTTTCAAAACCTTTGGCCCGCATTTGGTCGATGGCAATTTCCACCGCTTTGTCTTGGATTTCCGAGGCTGTGAGACCGGTTCTTGGCATAAGGAAAGGATCGGGCCAAAACCTAGAGGGTCAATCTCAAATTACAAAATAAAAAAAATGTTAGTTTTGAAACTTACGGACTTGACTTTTTGTAACTTACAAAATATTGTAAATGTAACTAAGGGAAAGGTAAATATCATGCAATTGAATGGAAATACAATCCTCATCACTGGGGGAACAAGTGGGATCGGTCTTGCTCTTGCAAAACGATTCTCTGATTTGGGAAACCAAATTTTAGTCTGTGGAACCAATGCAAAGAAATTGGAAGAGATTCAGAAAATATATCCCAAATGGGGGACTTATCTTCGTGATATTTCTAAACCTGATGAGAGAGAAAAATTGTTTCAAGAAACTACAAAAGATTTTCCAGAACTCAATGTTCTATTCAATAATGCAGGGATCCAACGGTATCCTAAATTAAATGAATTAGAACCTTGGACAGACTTAGGAAAGGAAATCGATGTAAATTTGGGAGCACCCATTCATCTTTCTATGTTATTCGCTAAACACCTGTTTGCAAAGAAAAATGCGGTCATTCTCAATACAACCTCTGGATTATCACATATTCCTTTGGCTTATGCACCTGTGTATAGTGCGACAAAAGCGGCCTTACATTCTTTCACTTTGACATTGCGGTTTCAATTTCGTAACCAACCGATTGAAGTGATTGAAGTTTCGCCACCAATGGTGGATACAGATTTAGGAATCCCTAACACACATACGGCGGGTCTAAACTTAGATGAATATGCAAATAGTGTTATGGAAGGTTTAAGGAATGGAAATTTAGAAATCACCACTGGATTTTCTACAGTCTCTGCCAATGCGAGTCGGGAACAAAAGAATGAAATCTTTTTGTCAATGAACCAAGCTAGGAGCGCTTCAAACTAAAGATCGACCCACAAAGGCGCAAGCGATGGCGTCCCATGAGTCATCGTGGCCTTTCAGATCTTTGAATCCTAAAATCATTTGGATGGCTGCCCGGACTTCTTTTTTGGTGGCATTTCCTTTGGCGGAAATTCCTTTTTTGATTTGTGTGGCCGTGAGTGATACCACAGGGATTTGTTTTTCGCCGAGGGAAAGTAAGATGACCCCGCGAGATTCCGAGACCTTCATTCCGGTCGTAGTGTTCTGAACAAAAAAGAGTTCTTCTACTGCGGCCGCCTCTGGTTGGAATTCGGTGAGGATGTCCATCAGTTCCTTTCGGATTTGGAGCAGGTTGTCAGGAGAGGGGGTTTTGGGAGCCACTTCAATCGTTCCATAAACTAACAGTTCCGGGTTTCTACGTAAACCAGGTGGAAAGGAAAGAATCGCATACCCTACACGGTGGGATCCAGGATCAATGCCGATGATTTTCAATAATTTCTTTCCTTAACCCCAACTTTTGTCCAGTTTGGGCCTCCCCGACCCAAAACCTAGTCTAAAAATGAAAATGACAAGGTACTTTCTTTCCGTATAGTGGAAGAAAACCACCGCAGGAACGTTAAACACATGACCGCAACGGCAGTGAAACTCGAAAAATCCCAGGCGGAGAAGGCTCTTAGTGCCCAAGCCGCCCTCCTTAATGAAGTTACCAAACGACTAGCTCAGAAAAATTCCGATAACGGCAAAGTATCCGTAAGCAAAATGGACAAAACACAACATGTGTTTTACCAATTAGCTTGGATGACGGCTCAACAACGTGTTGCTGAGAACTTTATCGTTTATGCTTGGGATGCTTCCAAGGGAACTGGTGAATTGGAACAAAAAATGGCTCTTACTTTTGTAGCCGAAACTGTTTCAAACATTCGTTCAGAACTCGCAGCTCGCCCTGCTGAATATGAACTCACATACCAAGAACTATTCACCAAACTTTTTTCAGATGAAATCAATGCTTATGTAGAAGCTGCATCGAAAATGGAAAACTACGAAGCCATTGTAGACAAGATTGTTGATCTTGGACACTTCGGTGCCTATGGTCTTTCCGAAGACCATGAAAACTTCCGCGGAATCTTCAAAGATTTTGCTGAAAACGTAGTGGTTCCTCATGCAGAACACATTCATAGACATGATGATTTGATTCCGGCAGAAATCATCAATGGCTTAAAAGACATGGGTTGTTTCGGTCTTTGTATTCCAGAACAGTTTGGTGGAATCCAACCAGATGATCGCCCAGATAACATTTCGATGTTAGTGGTAACAGAAGAACTTTCTCGTGGTTCCCTTGGTGCCGCAGGATCACTCATCACTCGTCCAGAAATTATGTCCAAGGCTCTCCTCAAAGGGGGAACCGAAGAACAAAAAAACAAATGGTTACCGCTACTTGCTTCCGGTGAAAAATTCGCAGGAATTATGGTAACAGAACCTAATTACGGTTCTGACGTGGCAGGAGTTTCCGTAACAGCAAAAGAAGTAGACGGTGGATTTGTAATCAACGGTGTAAAAACTTGGTGCACATTCGCAGGTTATGCGAATCTCCTACTTATCCTTTGCCGTACAGAATCTGATCCAAGTCTCAAACACAGAGGTCTTTCCATCCTACTGGCTGAAAAACCATCCTTTGAAGGACATGAATTCAGTTACAAACAAGACGGTGGCGGAACCATCCAAGGAAAAGCAATCGGAACCATCGGTTACCGAGGAATGCACTCTTACGAAGTATCTTTCGAAGATTACTTTGTGCCTAAAGAGAACCTTCTTGGTGGGGATGCAGGACGAGGAAAAGGATTCTATTTCCAAATGGAAGGATTTGCTGGTGGACGTATCCAAACTGCAGCTCGTGCCAATGGTGTGATGCAAGCGGCTCTTGAAGCAGCTCTTCGTTATTCCCAAGAACGTAAAGTGTTCGCAAAACCAATTTACGATTACACTTTAACTAAGTTCAAAATCGCGAAGATGGCTATGATTGTGCAAGCAACTCGCCAATACACAAACTATGTAGCAACTCTACTCGATGAACACAAAGGTCAAATGGAAGCAACACTTGTTAAATTGTATGCATCCAAAATTGCTGAGTGGGTGACTCGTGAAGCAATGCAAATTCATGGTGGTATGGGTTATGCGGAAGAATATCCAGTATCAAGATATTTTGTTGATGCTCGTGTATTCTCTATCTTTGAAGGTGCAGAAGAAGTAATGGCACTTCGAGTAGTTGCGAAAGACCTACTTGACCAAGCACTTGCTTCTTAATTAGAAACTAAGTCTATTTAGTCGAAAGGATAAAAATCCAATCTGCAAAATACAGGAAAAAGCCCGAGAAATCGGGCTTTTTTTATATCTTCCAACTTCTACTTTAAACTTACTAAAAGACAAACCATTACTATCATAAATATGGAATGTCTAACCAGAGTGATCTTATCTCTGTTAAACTTCGTTTTTAATGATAGACGTTTTTCGTTTGACCCCATTAGAATTATTTATATTACCTAGTAGAAATTCAAAAATAAACTAAATATGAATCTAAAGTTAATATTCTCTTTTATCATTTTTTTTGTTTTGAATCTCTTTTGCAAAACGCCAATGCCTGAGTTGAGTTCGGAAGCAAAACTTTCCAAAAACAAAATGATCTCGATTCGATGGACAACCACTGACCCTATTCTTGCAAAAGTTTTTAATGAAATTTTTCCGGTTCCACCGGCCATTTTGTTAGATGAAAATACAAAGGTTGTAGATTTGACTACGGTTCCTTTACCAGAACCAAACCCAGACCATGCACCCAAACCAAAAGAAGAAAAACCAATAGATCCAAATGAACTTCCAAGATGGGATCGTGGATTTGAATTGTCAAATATTGATAATCTGACGGTTGTCATTCGCAAAGAAAGTCAAAGGCCATTTTATAGTATAGGAGTGAGTTTACTTGCATTAACAATGTTGTACTACGGGACAATGGAAACAGAAGCGGAACTAGTTTGGACTTCTGGTGAATCTAATTTGCATAGAATTTCTTTTTTATCCACTCATGAAACCATTTGGGCACCGATGCCATTCTACATAGGTACAGGTTCCAGTATTGTGGGACCTGCTTTTAATTCGAATCGTTACCCTTCAAAATTACAAAAATATTGTGTACAAGAAAAACCAGGTAAACTCAGAGAATCACTGGAACAATCGCAAACAGAAAATTGCAAAGAGTATGAAACATTTCTTAAGCGATTATTCCTTCAAAATTATGATAATATCCATTTACAGTTGAAAGAATGGGAAAAAAGAAACCAGGATTGGTTCCAACCATAACCAAGGTAAATTTTCATTTGATTTTGAACCGAAAACTTAAATTATTTCGCCAAACAATTCTTAAAACCTTAATGTTTTTATCCTTAATTTTTGGATTCGGGATATTTCCTTTACGAAACCTTCAATCCGTTTCCATTCCAAAAGAAAATTGGAAATTGGTTTTATATGGAGGTATCTTTACAACCACAGATCTCATCCCCATTGTATTCCGCCAAAAAACCGACTACAAAGAATCTTATATAGGTACTATAGGAATTTCTCGGCCATTCGATTACCGAATTCGTTGGTTTGATTTTTTATGGGAAGGAAATGTCACCAAACATTTTGGAGAAATGAATCATTGGGAAGTAAACGGATTTTATATTGTAAAAATTGAAAGAATGTATGATTCACCATTTAGTTTATCGTTAGGCGAAGGTTTGTCTCTTGCTTCTGAAAATCCAAAGTTAGAAAATAAAGCGAAAGGATACTATTTGGATGGTTTACAAAAAGATGCGATCGAATCTAGGGCATTACTGAATTACATGATGGTAGAATTTAGTTCGTATTTGCCGTTTGAACGAAAAACGGAAGTTTTTATCAGAGTTCATCATAGGTCAGGAATTTTTGGATTGTATTGCCCACCCGATCCCAACTGTGGATCCAATTTTATAAGTTATGGTTTAAGAACCACATTTTGACTACAGAGAACCTAACAAAAGTTCCCTGTGAAGCCAAAATACAGTCCTGATTTATTATAACTTGTAAAAGCAGAGGTTTAATTAGTTTTTCGTTGGCTCTTTGATCCAATCAAATTTTGCGTCTTTATGTTTTCCTTCTTCAACTAATGTTTTTAGATTCAGAAGTGATTCGTAAGGAGTGTCAGTTAATACTAAATTGATGACGGATTGAGGAACAGATCCACCCGGTTCAAAGTGAGCTTGGTATTCAATTTTTAGTTTTCCATTGGTCTGTGGAATGATACGCCAAACACCTTCAAAGTTTTCCATACGAGTGACTCCAGAAGGAGTAGGCCGTGCATTGGAATCAAGGCGTTTGATTTTCATAACAGTGGCTAAAGTTTTTTCATTTTGTTCAAATCCTCGGTCCATAATCAAATCACGATCATTGACTGGCCAAGGAGCACCATTGCGAAGGTAAACCACTGATTTTTTTTCAGTACCAGAAAGCACAGTGAGTTCTTTGCATTGATGATAAAGGTTTTTGCAAGAAGCCGGATCTGTCAAAAGAGCGATGACTTGAGAAATCGATGCATCTAATTCGGTTCGACCTAAAAATTCATCTAAATTGGAGCCAGGAAAAGGACGTGTCAATACTTGGATTCCTTTTTTACGTTTGGACTCCGACCATTCTGGTGATTGGCCAAAGAGTGAAGATAAATTTGATAGGAAAGAGATTCCTACTAAAGTCAAAATTAGAATTTGTTTTTTTGTCATGGTTACTTACCTATTTGTTGATGAATGAGTGGTCTTACTGTTTCTGCAAAGAATAATGAGGTTGAAGAAGCTGGTAACAAACTCAATCCATTTTTTCTTCCAATATTATTTACCGCAAGGATTGCCATATAATTTCGATTTTTATCTAACCAAGGAAAGAATCCATTAATCCCAATGCTGTGCGAAATGAGGTCTTTATCACATTCAGCAGGTATATCAGTAGTGGTGCAAAATCTCCAGTTGCCAAGTCCGTATTGCCAACGGTATCCGAAAGCAGAAAATTGTGAGTAACCTATCTTTGCTCCGTTGTATTGGTCTGACAATATTTCTCTCACCGATGTGGTAGAAAGGAAATTGGCGATATTTCCTCCAGCGGCATTTTTTGCAGTTCCGTTTGTCAGTAAAACATTAAGCATTCGCGCATAATGTTCTGGAGAAATGGAGAGACCATAAGCACCTGACAAACTTCCATCTGTGTCCTCGCCTGATCTAAAATTCCCTTTCCAAACTGCTTGATTTACATCCCAACCTAATGGATTGACGATGAGTTGCCTAAAAATAGTATCCCAAGTTTTTCCGCATGATATCTCTAACATGCGTTGTGCGACTGCCATATGATTTGAATTATATTGGTATAAAGCACCAGGTGTTCCTGTGGATTGATCCCTGATTTCATTGACACAGCTGTCCTTTTGGGTCCCTGATGCTCCGACGGGTAAACTAGAGATACAAGTGGCTTGCCCCGAACCATTGCCTCCACCAGCATTGAGACCTGATGTAAAAGATAATAATTGCCGAAGGGTAATGGTTCCCTTTGTCCCAGTCCAACCAAGGACATCTCCCGTGGTTCGACTTAAAGATAAAGTTCCACCAGTAGCGCAAGTTCCTGTTGTGACAGTCCCACAATTTGCATATGTGGTACTGTCAGCATTACAATCTATGGCCCTCATGGTTGTGATGGCAGTGACCCATTTGGAACCAGAAGCAATCGGTCGATAGGTATTATAATCTAAAAGAGATTGTCTCGCATAAAACCTATTACCTGACCCATCGAATACTTGGAAACTTGCACCTTCATCTGTAGTTTTTGCATATTGATCAAAACAGGAGTCAAGGCTATAGCAGGAACCTAAAATTCCCGCGACAAGTAATGACAGCGCGTTTTTATCTGTTGATACGGGTTTTTGACAATTGACTATTATAGAAGAAAAAACTGATACGAATATAAGTGAAAATATAAATTTCATTGTTTACCTCATTTAAAAGCGAATTGGTTCCAAGGTAATCACTTTACCTGTATTTTCTAAATCACAGGAAGCAAATTCCGGAAGTAATAGTGCATCACGAGCTACTCCCCCAACGTTTGTTAAACTATCATAGACGGCACCCAAAACCAGAGCACCTTTCGTTCTGATATCCGATTCGCACTGTAACACCGAGTGCTCTATAAAAAATTCCTCATCATCGATATCGGAAAGATAGGAATATAAAATTTTGGCTAAAAAACCATTGATTAAGAGAAGAGGTGAAATAGGACCCTGTCCTCCTTTCATTCCTGATTGTGACAACCAAAAGGAGGAGGCAGTGGATTCTGCTTCAAAAATTGCCTCGGAAATTCGTTTTTTTGCCTCAGAACCTTTGACGGCCCCATAAGTGGGTATTCCAATTGCTTCGGTAAACATACAATTTGTCAGAAAGACAAAGAAAAGAATGGCTAGAAAAATTTGTCTCATGAGTATTTTATCCTTATTAGAGAATGAAACGATCTGTTAACTTTTCCTTTAATCACATGATTCGGATTCCAGAGCCAGAACTTATGAATGACCCTACACAAGTAGAGTCCTACGCCCAAGCTGACTTCGAAACTGCGCATTCGTTTCTCATTCGTAAATTTCAAGATAGACTTCCTCAAAGGTTTAGTCCTGTATCCGTCTTGGATTTAGGATGTGGCCCAGGTGATATGTCATCTCGACTGTATTCACAATTTCCAAATGCGAATTTTACGTTTGTAGATGGTTCTGCGTTCATGTTAGATCTTTGTAAGAAGCGTATGGATATAATGGTTCTAAAAAAAAGAAACCAAAAAATAGAATTTAAAAAAGAACTCGTTCAGGAATTTGTTCCTGAATCTTCCTATGATTTAGTTTTTTCAAATTCCTTATTACATCATTTACATGATCCATTTGAATTCTGGGCGGCAGTACAAAGGTCGATTCATCCAGATAGTTTTATTTTTATCTCCGACCTAATGCGACCAGATTCATTAAACATGGCTAACCACCTAGTAGAGCGTTATGCGAATAATGAACCTGAAGTATTAAAAAGAGATTTTTTTAATAGTTTGCTTGCCGCTTACCGACTGGAAGAAATAAAGGAAATGTTGGAAATCGTGCGACTCGATTCAAAATTAAATTTAGAACCTATTACCGACCGTCATTGGATTTGTTATTCTAAACCAAGGCTTTGATGATTCTAAAATGCCTTGGTTTTCAAAATCGTAGTTCTTCTTTTTTTATTAAAATAGAAATCGGAATTTTGAATTAGAGTTTTTGATATCTCAATTTAAATATTTTTTCTCAACTCTAACTTTGTCCATATGGCTAATTTTCAATTCGCTAGCCAAGTCTTCCAAAAACCGAATTTCATCCTTGTTGAGAGAACCATCGGAAGCAACGATACATACAGCATCTTCAAAAAAATTCAATGCATACTCGTCATTGTCAGAAACCACTTTCGTTATGGTTTTCATTGGAAGAGGATTTTCGAATGTTTTTGATAAGATGTCTAAAACTTGTTTTTTTTGAGATTGGAATCCACTAAGTAGGCAATCTGGTTCAAATAATACGTTCACTAATTCCCCAACAATTTCCCCTTCTTTTTTTTTGAACTGACCATCCGCATGACAAGCATAGGACCATAAACTAAGCAGGACTTTGGCGTATTCAATATGAAGGTCACTTTCGATGTCCAGGGTGGATTGGATGGAATCTGGATGAATCTTTTTGTTCCCTTTGACTTGTTTCAAATTTTGGACGATTTTCTTTGCCATAACAATCAGGAATTGTATTGCTTTGGATTCTCCGTTCAACTTCATTTTTTTACTCTTTTCTTGATTTTTCAGAAAAATAGGCTGAATTGGAACTTCGAATCAGGAAACTGGAATTAATCTATGTCGAAAAATATACTCGTTACAAGTGCGCTTCCCTATGCCAATGGTTCCATCCATTTAGGCCATGTGTTAGAAGCAGTCCAAACAGACATCTGGGTACGTTTCCAAAAGTTAGTTGGGAACAATTGTTATTTTTTCTGTGCTGATGACACACACGGAACTCCCATTATGATTGCCGCAAAAAAAGCAGGCAAAACACCCGAGACAATGATTGAAGAAGTACAGAAGGAACATTATAAAGACCTTACTTCTTTTGGCGTGTCGTATGATAACTATTATACGACAAATTCGGAAGAAAACAAAAAATTTTCAGAGTCCATTTATCTCACCTTAAAGAAAAAAGGACATATCGTTGCACGTAACATCGAACAGTCGTACTGCGAACATGACAAAATGTTTTTACCTGACAGATTCATCAAAGGAACTTGCCCTAAATGCGGGGCAAAAGACCAATACGGTGATTCTTGTGAAGTATGTGGAACTAGTTACTCTCCAAAAGATTTAAAAGATTCCTATTGTTCCATTTGTGGAACCACACCTGTCCTCAAAGAATCCAAACATTTGTTTTTTAAACTCCAAGACTTTCAATCGCAACTGCAAACTTGGATCGAAGGCGATAGCCGATTGAATGAAGGAGCGCAGAAAAAACTAAAGGAATGGTTTACCTCTGGATTACAAGAATGGGATATCAGTCGAGACGGCCCATACTTTGGTTTTGCAATTCCTGAAGAAGAGAATAAATATTTTTATGTTTGGTTGGATGCTCCGATCGGATATATGGCATCCTCTATGAACTTTTTAAAAGATGAAAAGAAGTTCAATGAAATTTGGAAAGAAGGGAAAGGTGAGATTGTTCATTTTATCGGAAAAGATATTTTATACTTTCACGGACTTTTTTGGCCAGCAATGCTTATGGGAGCAGATTACCAAACACCATCCCAACTGAATGTTCATGGATTTTTAACTGTCAACGGTGAGAAGATGTCCAAATCCAGAGGAACATTTATCAACGCATCTACATTCGCAAAGTATTTGGATGTAGAACATTTCCGATTTTATCTCGCTTGCCGTTTGGGTTCAGGAATGGAAGACGTGGATATTTCTTTCGATGATTTTGTATCTAGAGTCAATTCTGATCTTATTGGAAATCTTGTGAACTTGGTATCCCGAGTTTCTACTTCAATTCTTGATAAAATGGATCGTAAATTAGGTGCTCTTTCGGAAGAAGGAAAATCTTTAGTTTCGGAACTTTTATCTAAAGAAACAGAAATTCGCGAAGCTTATGAGTCACGTAACTATTCAAAGGTGATGCGTGAAATTACCGGGCTTGGGGATAAAGTCAATAAATATGTTAATGATTATGCGCCTTGGAATTTAATTAAAACCGATGTAGATAAAGCAAGAGAGGTAGTAACAACTTCCCTTAATTGTGCAAAGATTCTATTTACATATTTAGGTCCGGTAACTCCTAAAATTGTAAGTTCAGTTGCCGAACTTTTCCAAGTGGAAAGTTTAAGTTTTTTAAATTTGAATGGAACACTCGAAAACCAAGTTCTTGGTCCATACCAAATGTTATCAAAACGCGTAGAGGAAAAAAATATTTCGCTTATGATTGAGGAAACCAAAGAAGCATTTCAAAAAGCTAATCCAGAAAGGTCAAATGTCGAATCTGGAAAAACAACAGCTCCTGCTACGGGAGCTACTACTGTTTCGGAAGATGGATTTATCACCATTGATGAACTTTCTAAAGTAGAACTTCGAGTAGGACAAATTTTGGAAGCAGGACCTGTGGAAGGTGCCGACAAACTTTTGTTTGTAAAAGTTAACCTTGGAGAAAAAGGAATCAAAAATGTTTTTGCAGGGATCAAAGCGAGTTACAGTGCAGAAGAACTCGTTGGGAAAAAAGTGGTAGTTGTTGCCAATTTGAAACCAAGACAAATGAAATTTGGATTATCGGAAGCAATGTTACTCGCATCAGGAAAAGAAAAAACTTTATCT
Protein-coding regions in this window:
- a CDS encoding TIGR04452 family lipoprotein, whose amino-acid sequence is MRQIFLAILFFVFLTNCMFTEAIGIPTYGAVKGSEAKKRISEAIFEAESTASSFWLSQSGMKGGQGPISPLLLINGFLAKILYSYLSDIDDEEFFIEHSVLQCESDIRTKGALVLGAVYDSLTNVGGVARDALLLPEFASCDLENTGKVITLEPIRF
- a CDS encoding type II toxin-antitoxin system VapC family toxin, with product MSFLIDTDIIIYSLKGNERVQKNLIEKKNSSKAISVITYGELIFGAKKSKSREKNLATVYRIGELFPVIELTKGIVETFGEVKAVLQKKGNILDDFDLLIGSTALFLNYTLVTNNERHFSKIPDLRIENWSK
- a CDS encoding DUF1697 domain-containing protein, coding for MKYIALLRGINVGGNRKVEMKKLRILFESLGFTNVSTYINSGNIIFESDDNSETVLLKIQKVFEKTFDFEIPTLVKTEKEMKKIAKAIPEEWQNDPTQRTDVAYLFPEADSKKIIEELPLKIEFLEIRYIKGAIFWNIKRENVNKSQLAKLISHKLYKSMTIRNVNTARFLAGEKE
- a CDS encoding START domain-containing protein, producing the protein MTKKQILILTLVGISFLSNLSSLFGQSPEWSESKRKKGIQVLTRPFPGSNLDEFLGRTELDASISQVIALLTDPASCKNLYHQCKELTVLSGTEKKSVVYLRNGAPWPVNDRDLIMDRGFEQNEKTLATVMKIKRLDSNARPTPSGVTRMENFEGVWRIIPQTNGKLKIEYQAHFEPGGSVPQSVINLVLTDTPYESLLNLKTLVEEGKHKDAKFDWIKEPTKN
- a CDS encoding SDR family oxidoreductase encodes the protein MQLNGNTILITGGTSGIGLALAKRFSDLGNQILVCGTNAKKLEEIQKIYPKWGTYLRDISKPDEREKLFQETTKDFPELNVLFNNAGIQRYPKLNELEPWTDLGKEIDVNLGAPIHLSMLFAKHLFAKKNAVILNTTSGLSHIPLAYAPVYSATKAALHSFTLTLRFQFRNQPIEVIEVSPPMVDTDLGIPNTHTAGLNLDEYANSVMEGLRNGNLEITTGFSTVSANASREQKNEIFLSMNQARSASN
- a CDS encoding TetR/AcrR family transcriptional regulator produces the protein MPRTGLTASEIQDKAVEIAIDQMRAKGFEKVRLVDVAKEMGISHAALYSHFQDKTALLDAVSERWLVKLDEKQDLLVNEKRDPIQKILTWFLNLHRMKLEKVKLDPELYKAFDMAAEESKPFIQTHLTNMRIQMSSLVTEAINQKKIKKRDVNLVSEILISAGAAFTHPKLVAQHCHEDRESLLVDTIEAVLKGLG
- a CDS encoding acyl-CoA dehydrogenase family protein, whose translation is MTATAVKLEKSQAEKALSAQAALLNEVTKRLAQKNSDNGKVSVSKMDKTQHVFYQLAWMTAQQRVAENFIVYAWDASKGTGELEQKMALTFVAETVSNIRSELAARPAEYELTYQELFTKLFSDEINAYVEAASKMENYEAIVDKIVDLGHFGAYGLSEDHENFRGIFKDFAENVVVPHAEHIHRHDDLIPAEIINGLKDMGCFGLCIPEQFGGIQPDDRPDNISMLVVTEELSRGSLGAAGSLITRPEIMSKALLKGGTEEQKNKWLPLLASGEKFAGIMVTEPNYGSDVAGVSVTAKEVDGGFVINGVKTWCTFAGYANLLLILCRTESDPSLKHRGLSILLAEKPSFEGHEFSYKQDGGGTIQGKAIGTIGYRGMHSYEVSFEDYFVPKENLLGGDAGRGKGFYFQMEGFAGGRIQTAARANGVMQAALEAALRYSQERKVFAKPIYDYTLTKFKIAKMAMIVQATRQYTNYVATLLDEHKGQMEATLVKLYASKIAEWVTREAMQIHGGMGYAEEYPVSRYFVDARVFSIFEGAEEVMALRVVAKDLLDQALAS
- a CDS encoding FitA-like ribbon-helix-helix domain-containing protein gives rise to the protein MANLQVRDIDDRLYESLKRRAELEHRSVSQEVVMIIESHLKRDNLETERQTVEFLKLTNSWHDEKTAKEIISDIRSSRSKKNRSKVTDELFD
- a CDS encoding crossover junction endodeoxyribonuclease RuvC, with protein sequence MKIIGIDPGSHRVGYAILSFPPGLRRNPELLVYGTIEVAPKTPSPDNLLQIRKELMDILTEFQPEAAAVEELFFVQNTTTGMKVSESRGVILLSLGEKQIPVVSLTATQIKKGISAKGNATKKEVRAAIQMILGFKDLKGHDDSWDAIACAFVGRSLV
- a CDS encoding serine hydrolase domain-containing protein — protein: MKFIFSLIFVSVFSSIIVNCQKPVSTDKNALSLLVAGILGSCYSLDSCFDQYAKTTDEGASFQVFDGSGNRFYARQSLLDYNTYRPIASGSKWVTAITTMRAIDCNADSTTYANCGTVTTGTCATGGTLSLSRTTGDVLGWTGTKGTITLRQLLSFTSGLNAGGGNGSGQATCISSLPVGASGTQKDSCVNEIRDQSTGTPGALYQYNSNHMAVAQRMLEISCGKTWDTIFRQLIVNPLGWDVNQAVWKGNFRSGEDTDGSLSGAYGLSISPEHYARMLNVLLTNGTAKNAAGGNIANFLSTTSVREILSDQYNGAKIGYSQFSAFGYRWQYGLGNWRFCTTTDIPAECDKDLISHSIGINGFFPWLDKNRNYMAILAVNNIGRKNGLSLLPASSTSLFFAETVRPLIHQQIGK